A genomic stretch from Megachile rotundata isolate GNS110a chromosome 1, iyMegRotu1, whole genome shotgun sequence includes:
- the LOC100882347 gene encoding steroid receptor RNA activator 1 isoform X2 produces the protein MKLAEIRDLYCCHRKNSKELSLTMNEQETNQNLSTQKVLLPGHDPGWNDPPKWAYSGAQSSVTPTKRVLNKRVAFPLASTKANDKEPLSETKTLNMPPLVQSSSNLPPASNKVVDVDISDIKIDKEKTLSNVLENLDTVINEHILEKNRVEEVRKRLDVLKSMWLEDKLNNVIYKNILDLSAALREGDIQKADQIHVSLMMQHASLCSSWIPGIRHIILELKTKTDTSSAIQS, from the exons ATGAAGTTAGCTGAGATTCGTGATCTG TATTGCTGTCATCGTAAAAATTCTAAAGAACTGTCACTAACAATGAATGAGCAAGAAACAA ATCAAAACCTTTCGACCCAAAAGGTTTTGTTGCCTGGCCATGATCCTGGATGGAATGATCCTCCAAAATGGGCATACTCTGGTGCACAAAGTTCTGTGACTCCTACTAAAAGAGTATTGAACAAACGGGTGGCATTTCCATTAGCATCCACAAAAGCTAATGACAAAGAACCTTTATCTGAAACTAAAACATTGAACATGCCACCTCTGGTACAGTCTTCTTCTAATTTACCACCGGCATCAAACAAAGTAGTAGATGTTGACATTAGtgatataaaaattgacaagGAAAAGACATTATCTAATGTCTTGGAAAACTTGGATACTGTGATTAATGAACACATATTGGAAAAAAACAGGGTAGAAGAAGTGAGAAAAAGATTAGATGTATTGAAATCTATGTGGCTTGAagacaaattaaataatgtgatatataaaaatattttagatttatCAGCAG CTTTGCGAGAAGGAGATATTCAAAAAGCTGATCAAATACATGTTTCACTAATGATGCAGCATGCTAGCTTATGTAGTTCATGGATACCTGGAATTAGGCATATTATTTTAGAATTGAAAACCAAAACAGATACTTCCAGTGCAATACAATCTTAA
- the jar gene encoding myosin heavy chain 95F jaguar isoform X1 yields MENQQVWVRDPQEGFIIGKFADMVDGDALIVPLDPKYPQRTCPLEEVYPAGEYTKDVEDNCALMYLNEATLLNNIRTRYFKDRIYTYVANILIAVNPYCEVRDLYSPQTIKAYQGKSLGETPPHVFAIADKAFRDMKVLKQSQSIIVSGESGAGKTESTKYLLRYLCDLWGSTAGPIEQKILDANPVLEAFGNAKTKRNNNSSRFGKFMEVHFDSKCQVVGGYISHYLLEKSRVCLQSPDERNYHVFYMMCAGAPPELRARLGITKPDDFHYLKNGCTQYFCNEESEKKLNDVQKSRDQVMKGSLHDPILDDVEGFNAIDQALTRLGLTEAERMEIYTMVAAVLHLGNIMFEDNPEDTKGGSRICASSEKAVLMTAKLLAVDPEELRQALVSKVMQTSRGGIKGTVIMVPLKVYEANNARDALAKAIYSKLFDHIVARINKSIPFKASSYYIGVLDIAGFEYFKVNSFEQFCINYCNEKLQQFFNERILKYEQDLYARESLNVPKISYVDNQDCIDLIESKNMGIFSLLDEESKLPTHSFAHFTSEVHRVWNGHFRITLPRTSRLKAHRELRDDEGFVIRHYAGGVCYQTNQFIEKNNDALHASLEALIQESNNKFLRTQFANNSCQKGKLTFISVGSKFKTQLGELMNKLKSNGTNFVRCIKPNNDMVDHQFDGNSILGQLRCSGMTSVLELMEHGYPSRVPFQELYNMYKSYLPPELAKLEPRFFCEALLHSLKLNKKDFKFGITRVFFKPGKFAEFDKIMKSDPENLRKLVANVKKWLLKSRWNKMQFCALSVIKLKNKIIYRRQHLIILQKTARMYIAKKQHRPRIKGIMKIKNLRTQLVSMEETSKQLKNREKSMSDIKRLQDDLEAAIKKIKDNTRIRATEIDSLYTSLVNQVNKQMASLQDMVRQQKIAEEQAKLRKIQQELELEKQKKEEEERQKREEEENRKKKHEIEMRRKAEEEQKRRQEEEDKKTAAALQVQLEREAMEENRYRELLEQERRDHELAVRLAQESNGQVEDSPPPVRSGSDVRVPSNNNRLARSEQVRNNQAAMSNKKYDLSKWKYSELRDAINTSCDIELLEACRHEFHRRLKVYHAWKARNRRRITMDENERAPKSIMEAAAKTPRTQTKQTIVESSQRYFRIPFVRPAAPGQYDNSHTSAKRGWWYAHFDGQYVARQMELHPDKAPILLVAGIDDMQMCELSLDETGLTRKRGAEILEHEFNREWEKHGGKSYIPPCDRKK; encoded by the exons ATGGAGAACCAGCAGGTGTGGGTGCGGGACCCTCAAGAGGGTTTCATAATCGGCAAGTTCGCGGACATGGTTGACGGGGATGCGTTGATCGTTCCACTAGATCCAAAATATCCACAGCGCACCTGTCCGTTGGAAGAAGTCTATCCTGCTGGCGAATACACGAAAGACGTCGAAGACAATT GCGCTCTGATGTACCTGAACGAGGCCACGCTGCTGAACAACATACGGACTCGTTATTTCAAGGATAGAATATAC acTTATGTTGCCAATATTTTAATAGCTGTAAATCCCTATTGCGAAGTAAGAGACCTATACTCGCCTCAAACTATCAAAGCCTATCAAGGAAAATCATTGGGAGAAACACCTCCACATGTTTTTGCTATTG CCGACAAGGCATTCAGGGATATGAAGGTACTGAAACAATCGCAGAGCATCATTGTTTCTGGAGAATCTGGAGCTGGCAAGACTGAATCAACCAAGTATCTTTTACGGTATCTCTGTGATCTGTGGGGATCAACGGCTGGACCAATTGAGCAAAAGATTTTAGACG CAAATCCGGTATTGGAAGCTTTTGGAAATGCGAAGACCAAGCGGAACAATAACAGCTCCCGCTTTGGTAAATTTATGGAGGTGCATTTTGATTCAAAGTGCCAGGTGGTCGGTGGTTATATTTCTCACTATCTGTTGGAAAAGTCAAGAGTATGCCTTCAAAGTCCGGACGAGAGAAACTAtcatgttttttatatgatgtGCGCTGGTGCACCTCCTGAACTTCGCGCGAGACTCGGAATTACAAAACCGGATGACTTTCATTATCTAAAGAATGGCTGCACACAATACTTTTGTAACGAAGAGTCGGAGAAGAAGCTAAACGACGTTCAAAAGAGTCGCGATCAAGTTATGAAAGGCAGTTTACATGATCCTATTTTGGACGATGTTGAAGGATTCAATGCTATTGACCAG GCCTTGACTAGACTCGGTTTAACGGAAGCAGAAAGGATGGAAATTTACACTATGGTGGCTGCGGTACTTCACCTTGGAAATATTATGTTCGAAGACAATCCTGAAGACACCAAAGGTGGTTCCAGAATATGTGCTAGTTCCGAGAAGGCGGTGTTAATGACAGCGAAGCTGTTGGCTGTAGATCCTGAGGAGCTTAGACAAGCTTTAGTCTCGAAAGTGATGCAGACTAGTCGAGGTGGTATCAAAGGAACAGTTATTAT GGTACCATTGAAAGTTTATGAAGCTAACAACGCTAGAGACGCTTTGGCGAAAGCTATTTATAGTAAATTATTTGACCACATCGTAGCTCGTATTAACAAAAGTATACCTTTTAAGGCTTCTAGTTACTACATTGGAGTTCTAGATATCGCTGGATTTG agtattttaaagtaaatagtTTTGAACAATTCTGTATAAATTACTGCAATGAAAAATTGCAACAATTTTTCAACGAAAGAATACTGAAATATGAACAAGATCTTTATGCCAGAGAATCCCTTAATGTACCGAAGATATCTTATGTTGATAATCAAGATTGCATTG ATTTAATTGAGTCAAAGAACATGGGAATCTTTAGTTTATTAGATGAAGAATCAAAATTGCCAACTCACAGTTTTGCACATTTTACTAGCGAAGTTCATCGAGTTTGGAACGGCCATTTTAGGATAACTTTACCACGAACTTCTCGTTTAAAGGCTCATAGAGAATTGCGTGACGATGAAGGATTTGTAATTCGTCACTATGCCGGTGGTGTTTGTTATCAAACG aaCCAGTTTATTGAGAAAAATAACGATGCGTTACACGCATCTTTGGAAGCATTAATTCAAGAAAGTAATAACAAGTTCCTTAGAACGCAGTTCGCTAATAATTCTTGCCAGAAAGGGAAACTAACTTTCATCAGCGTTGGTAGCAAATTTAAAACGCAGCTTGGGGAATTGATGAATAAATTGAAAAGCAAC GGAACAAATTTCGTTCGTTGTATTAAACCGAACAACGATATGGTGGATCATCAGTTCGATGGAAACAGTATTTTAGGACAGCTCCGTTGTTCCGGTATGACATCTGTCTTAGAACTCATGGAACACGGTTACCCAAGCAGAGTTCCGTTCCAGGAACTCTATAACATGTACAAATCGTATCTTCCTCCAGAACTAGCGAAGCTGGAGCCCAGATTCTTCTGCGAAGCGTTGCTCCACagcttgaaattaaataaaaaagatttcaaattcggaaTCACTCGAGTCTTCTTCAAACCAGGAAAGTTTGCTGAATTCGATAAGATCATGAAATCTGATCCCGAGAACTTGAGGAAATTGGTAGCCAACGTAAAGAAATGGCTGCTCAAATCCCGATGGAACAAGATGCAGTTTTGTGCATTGTCTGTGATCAAACTGAAGAACAAGATCATTTATCGAAGACAACATTTGATAATCTTACAGAAAACAGCAAGAATGTACATAGCCAAGAAACAGCATCGACCACGTATAAAGGGtatcatgaaaattaaaaatctgaggaCGCAACTTGTTAGTATGGAAGAAACGTCGAAACAGTTGAAGAATCGTGAAAAGTCCATGAGCGATATTAAGAGATTGCAAGACGATTTGGAAGCGGCGATCAAGAAGATTAAGGACAATACAAGAATACGAGCGACAGAAATCGATTCTCTCTACACGAGTTTGGTTAATCAAGTGAACAAACAAATGGCGTCGCTTCAGGATATGGTCAGACAACAGAAGATTGCTGAAGAACAGGCAAAGTTGAGGAAGATTCAACAGGAATTGGAGCTTGAAAaacagaagaaagaagaagaggaacgacagaagagagaagaagaagagaacagGAAAAAGAAACACGAGATTGAGATGAGAAGAAAAGCTGAAGAAGAACAGAAGAGGAGACAAGAGGAGGAGGATAAAAAAACTGCTGCAGCTTTGcaa GTACAACTGGAGAGAGAAGCGATGGAAGAGAACAGATACCGTGAATTATTGGAACAGGAAAGAAGAGATCATGAACTGGCAGTCAGATTAGCTCAAGAATCCAATGGCCAAGTTGAAGATTCACCGCCTCCTGTTCGAAG CGGTTCCGATGTACGAGTACCATCGAACAACAACAGGCTAGCAAG GTCGGAGCAGGTGCGCAACAATCAAGCTGCTATGTCTAACAAAAAATACGACTTATCTAAGTGGAAATACTCGGAACTACGAGATGCTATCAACACATCATGTGATATTGAGTTATTAGAG GCTTGTCGTCACGAGTTCCATCGAAGATTAAAGGTTTATCATGCATGGAAGGCAAGAAATCGCAGACGAATAACAATGGATGAAAATGAAAGAGCTCCGAAATCGATCATGGAAGCCG CTGCTAAAACACCAAGAACTCAGACGAAACAAACGATAGTCGAGTCCTCGCAGCGATATTTCAGAATACCGTTTGTGCGGCCAGCTGCTCCTGGACAGTATGacaattcgcacacatccgctaaGCGAGGATGGTGGTATGCTCATTTTGATGGTCAGTACGTTGCTAGGCAGATGGAACTTCATCCTGATAAAGCACCAATTCTACTAGTTGCAG GTATTGACGACATGCAAATGTGCGAATTGAGCCTGGACGAAACGGGTTTAACCAGGAAACGCGGAGCCGAGATTTTGGAACATGAGTTCAATCGTGAATGGGAAAAACATGGTGGTAAATCATACATTCCTCCATGCGATCGCAAGAAATGA
- the LOC100882347 gene encoding steroid receptor RNA activator 1 isoform X3, which yields MNEQETNQNLSTQKVLLPGHDPGWNDPPKWAYSGAQSSVTPTKRVLNKRVAFPLASTKANDKEPLSETKTLNMPPLVQSSSNLPPASNKVVDVDISDIKIDKEKTLSNVLENLDTVINEHILEKNRVEEVRKRLDVLKSMWLEDKLNNVIYKNILDLSAALREGDIQKADQIHVSLMMQHASLCSSWIPGIRHIILELKTKTDTSSAIQS from the exons ATGAATGAGCAAGAAACAA ATCAAAACCTTTCGACCCAAAAGGTTTTGTTGCCTGGCCATGATCCTGGATGGAATGATCCTCCAAAATGGGCATACTCTGGTGCACAAAGTTCTGTGACTCCTACTAAAAGAGTATTGAACAAACGGGTGGCATTTCCATTAGCATCCACAAAAGCTAATGACAAAGAACCTTTATCTGAAACTAAAACATTGAACATGCCACCTCTGGTACAGTCTTCTTCTAATTTACCACCGGCATCAAACAAAGTAGTAGATGTTGACATTAGtgatataaaaattgacaagGAAAAGACATTATCTAATGTCTTGGAAAACTTGGATACTGTGATTAATGAACACATATTGGAAAAAAACAGGGTAGAAGAAGTGAGAAAAAGATTAGATGTATTGAAATCTATGTGGCTTGAagacaaattaaataatgtgatatataaaaatattttagatttatCAGCAG CTTTGCGAGAAGGAGATATTCAAAAAGCTGATCAAATACATGTTTCACTAATGATGCAGCATGCTAGCTTATGTAGTTCATGGATACCTGGAATTAGGCATATTATTTTAGAATTGAAAACCAAAACAGATACTTCCAGTGCAATACAATCTTAA
- the LOC100882347 gene encoding steroid receptor RNA activator 1 isoform X1, whose amino-acid sequence MKLAEIRDLVQSNVEYINRQIVITNICDYYCCHRKNSKELSLTMNEQETNQNLSTQKVLLPGHDPGWNDPPKWAYSGAQSSVTPTKRVLNKRVAFPLASTKANDKEPLSETKTLNMPPLVQSSSNLPPASNKVVDVDISDIKIDKEKTLSNVLENLDTVINEHILEKNRVEEVRKRLDVLKSMWLEDKLNNVIYKNILDLSAALREGDIQKADQIHVSLMMQHASLCSSWIPGIRHIILELKTKTDTSSAIQS is encoded by the exons ATGAAGTTAGCTGAGATTCGTGATCTGGTACAGTCTAACGTGGAATACATAAATAGACAAATAGTGATTACTAACATATGTGATTAT TATTGCTGTCATCGTAAAAATTCTAAAGAACTGTCACTAACAATGAATGAGCAAGAAACAA ATCAAAACCTTTCGACCCAAAAGGTTTTGTTGCCTGGCCATGATCCTGGATGGAATGATCCTCCAAAATGGGCATACTCTGGTGCACAAAGTTCTGTGACTCCTACTAAAAGAGTATTGAACAAACGGGTGGCATTTCCATTAGCATCCACAAAAGCTAATGACAAAGAACCTTTATCTGAAACTAAAACATTGAACATGCCACCTCTGGTACAGTCTTCTTCTAATTTACCACCGGCATCAAACAAAGTAGTAGATGTTGACATTAGtgatataaaaattgacaagGAAAAGACATTATCTAATGTCTTGGAAAACTTGGATACTGTGATTAATGAACACATATTGGAAAAAAACAGGGTAGAAGAAGTGAGAAAAAGATTAGATGTATTGAAATCTATGTGGCTTGAagacaaattaaataatgtgatatataaaaatattttagatttatCAGCAG CTTTGCGAGAAGGAGATATTCAAAAAGCTGATCAAATACATGTTTCACTAATGATGCAGCATGCTAGCTTATGTAGTTCATGGATACCTGGAATTAGGCATATTATTTTAGAATTGAAAACCAAAACAGATACTTCCAGTGCAATACAATCTTAA
- the jar gene encoding myosin heavy chain 95F jaguar isoform X2, whose protein sequence is MENQQVWVRDPQEGFIIGKFADMVDGDALIVPLDPKYPQRTCPLEEVYPAGEYTKDVEDNCALMYLNEATLLNNIRTRYFKDRIYTYVANILIAVNPYCEVRDLYSPQTIKAYQGKSLGETPPHVFAIADKAFRDMKVLKQSQSIIVSGESGAGKTESTKYLLRYLCDLWGSTAGPIEQKILDANPVLEAFGNAKTKRNNNSSRFGKFMEVHFDSKCQVVGGYISHYLLEKSRVCLQSPDERNYHVFYMMCAGAPPELRARLGITKPDDFHYLKNGCTQYFCNEESEKKLNDVQKSRDQVMKGSLHDPILDDVEGFNAIDQALTRLGLTEAERMEIYTMVAAVLHLGNIMFEDNPEDTKGGSRICASSEKAVLMTAKLLAVDPEELRQALVSKVMQTSRGGIKGTVIMVPLKVYEANNARDALAKAIYSKLFDHIVARINKSIPFKASSYYIGVLDIAGFEYFKVNSFEQFCINYCNEKLQQFFNERILKYEQDLYARESLNVPKISYVDNQDCIDLIESKNMGIFSLLDEESKLPTHSFAHFTSEVHRVWNGHFRITLPRTSRLKAHRELRDDEGFVIRHYAGGVCYQTNQFIEKNNDALHASLEALIQESNNKFLRTQFANNSCQKGKLTFISVGSKFKTQLGELMNKLKSNGTNFVRCIKPNNDMVDHQFDGNSILGQLRCSGMTSVLELMEHGYPSRVPFQELYNMYKSYLPPELAKLEPRFFCEALLHSLKLNKKDFKFGITRVFFKPGKFAEFDKIMKSDPENLRKLVANVKKWLLKSRWNKMQFCALSVIKLKNKIIYRRQHLIILQKTARMYIAKKQHRPRIKGIMKIKNLRTQLVSMEETSKQLKNREKSMSDIKRLQDDLEAAIKKIKDNTRIRATEIDSLYTSLVNQVNKQMASLQDMVRQQKIAEEQAKLRKIQQELELEKQKKEEEERQKREEEENRKKKHEIEMRRKAEEEQKRRQEEEDKKTAAALQVQLEREAMEENRYRELLEQERRDHELAVRLAQESNGQVEDSPPPVRRSEQVRNNQAAMSNKKYDLSKWKYSELRDAINTSCDIELLEACRHEFHRRLKVYHAWKARNRRRITMDENERAPKSIMEAAAKTPRTQTKQTIVESSQRYFRIPFVRPAAPGQYDNSHTSAKRGWWYAHFDGQYVARQMELHPDKAPILLVAGIDDMQMCELSLDETGLTRKRGAEILEHEFNREWEKHGGKSYIPPCDRKK, encoded by the exons ATGGAGAACCAGCAGGTGTGGGTGCGGGACCCTCAAGAGGGTTTCATAATCGGCAAGTTCGCGGACATGGTTGACGGGGATGCGTTGATCGTTCCACTAGATCCAAAATATCCACAGCGCACCTGTCCGTTGGAAGAAGTCTATCCTGCTGGCGAATACACGAAAGACGTCGAAGACAATT GCGCTCTGATGTACCTGAACGAGGCCACGCTGCTGAACAACATACGGACTCGTTATTTCAAGGATAGAATATAC acTTATGTTGCCAATATTTTAATAGCTGTAAATCCCTATTGCGAAGTAAGAGACCTATACTCGCCTCAAACTATCAAAGCCTATCAAGGAAAATCATTGGGAGAAACACCTCCACATGTTTTTGCTATTG CCGACAAGGCATTCAGGGATATGAAGGTACTGAAACAATCGCAGAGCATCATTGTTTCTGGAGAATCTGGAGCTGGCAAGACTGAATCAACCAAGTATCTTTTACGGTATCTCTGTGATCTGTGGGGATCAACGGCTGGACCAATTGAGCAAAAGATTTTAGACG CAAATCCGGTATTGGAAGCTTTTGGAAATGCGAAGACCAAGCGGAACAATAACAGCTCCCGCTTTGGTAAATTTATGGAGGTGCATTTTGATTCAAAGTGCCAGGTGGTCGGTGGTTATATTTCTCACTATCTGTTGGAAAAGTCAAGAGTATGCCTTCAAAGTCCGGACGAGAGAAACTAtcatgttttttatatgatgtGCGCTGGTGCACCTCCTGAACTTCGCGCGAGACTCGGAATTACAAAACCGGATGACTTTCATTATCTAAAGAATGGCTGCACACAATACTTTTGTAACGAAGAGTCGGAGAAGAAGCTAAACGACGTTCAAAAGAGTCGCGATCAAGTTATGAAAGGCAGTTTACATGATCCTATTTTGGACGATGTTGAAGGATTCAATGCTATTGACCAG GCCTTGACTAGACTCGGTTTAACGGAAGCAGAAAGGATGGAAATTTACACTATGGTGGCTGCGGTACTTCACCTTGGAAATATTATGTTCGAAGACAATCCTGAAGACACCAAAGGTGGTTCCAGAATATGTGCTAGTTCCGAGAAGGCGGTGTTAATGACAGCGAAGCTGTTGGCTGTAGATCCTGAGGAGCTTAGACAAGCTTTAGTCTCGAAAGTGATGCAGACTAGTCGAGGTGGTATCAAAGGAACAGTTATTAT GGTACCATTGAAAGTTTATGAAGCTAACAACGCTAGAGACGCTTTGGCGAAAGCTATTTATAGTAAATTATTTGACCACATCGTAGCTCGTATTAACAAAAGTATACCTTTTAAGGCTTCTAGTTACTACATTGGAGTTCTAGATATCGCTGGATTTG agtattttaaagtaaatagtTTTGAACAATTCTGTATAAATTACTGCAATGAAAAATTGCAACAATTTTTCAACGAAAGAATACTGAAATATGAACAAGATCTTTATGCCAGAGAATCCCTTAATGTACCGAAGATATCTTATGTTGATAATCAAGATTGCATTG ATTTAATTGAGTCAAAGAACATGGGAATCTTTAGTTTATTAGATGAAGAATCAAAATTGCCAACTCACAGTTTTGCACATTTTACTAGCGAAGTTCATCGAGTTTGGAACGGCCATTTTAGGATAACTTTACCACGAACTTCTCGTTTAAAGGCTCATAGAGAATTGCGTGACGATGAAGGATTTGTAATTCGTCACTATGCCGGTGGTGTTTGTTATCAAACG aaCCAGTTTATTGAGAAAAATAACGATGCGTTACACGCATCTTTGGAAGCATTAATTCAAGAAAGTAATAACAAGTTCCTTAGAACGCAGTTCGCTAATAATTCTTGCCAGAAAGGGAAACTAACTTTCATCAGCGTTGGTAGCAAATTTAAAACGCAGCTTGGGGAATTGATGAATAAATTGAAAAGCAAC GGAACAAATTTCGTTCGTTGTATTAAACCGAACAACGATATGGTGGATCATCAGTTCGATGGAAACAGTATTTTAGGACAGCTCCGTTGTTCCGGTATGACATCTGTCTTAGAACTCATGGAACACGGTTACCCAAGCAGAGTTCCGTTCCAGGAACTCTATAACATGTACAAATCGTATCTTCCTCCAGAACTAGCGAAGCTGGAGCCCAGATTCTTCTGCGAAGCGTTGCTCCACagcttgaaattaaataaaaaagatttcaaattcggaaTCACTCGAGTCTTCTTCAAACCAGGAAAGTTTGCTGAATTCGATAAGATCATGAAATCTGATCCCGAGAACTTGAGGAAATTGGTAGCCAACGTAAAGAAATGGCTGCTCAAATCCCGATGGAACAAGATGCAGTTTTGTGCATTGTCTGTGATCAAACTGAAGAACAAGATCATTTATCGAAGACAACATTTGATAATCTTACAGAAAACAGCAAGAATGTACATAGCCAAGAAACAGCATCGACCACGTATAAAGGGtatcatgaaaattaaaaatctgaggaCGCAACTTGTTAGTATGGAAGAAACGTCGAAACAGTTGAAGAATCGTGAAAAGTCCATGAGCGATATTAAGAGATTGCAAGACGATTTGGAAGCGGCGATCAAGAAGATTAAGGACAATACAAGAATACGAGCGACAGAAATCGATTCTCTCTACACGAGTTTGGTTAATCAAGTGAACAAACAAATGGCGTCGCTTCAGGATATGGTCAGACAACAGAAGATTGCTGAAGAACAGGCAAAGTTGAGGAAGATTCAACAGGAATTGGAGCTTGAAAaacagaagaaagaagaagaggaacgacagaagagagaagaagaagagaacagGAAAAAGAAACACGAGATTGAGATGAGAAGAAAAGCTGAAGAAGAACAGAAGAGGAGACAAGAGGAGGAGGATAAAAAAACTGCTGCAGCTTTGcaa GTACAACTGGAGAGAGAAGCGATGGAAGAGAACAGATACCGTGAATTATTGGAACAGGAAAGAAGAGATCATGAACTGGCAGTCAGATTAGCTCAAGAATCCAATGGCCAAGTTGAAGATTCACCGCCTCCTGTTCGAAG GTCGGAGCAGGTGCGCAACAATCAAGCTGCTATGTCTAACAAAAAATACGACTTATCTAAGTGGAAATACTCGGAACTACGAGATGCTATCAACACATCATGTGATATTGAGTTATTAGAG GCTTGTCGTCACGAGTTCCATCGAAGATTAAAGGTTTATCATGCATGGAAGGCAAGAAATCGCAGACGAATAACAATGGATGAAAATGAAAGAGCTCCGAAATCGATCATGGAAGCCG CTGCTAAAACACCAAGAACTCAGACGAAACAAACGATAGTCGAGTCCTCGCAGCGATATTTCAGAATACCGTTTGTGCGGCCAGCTGCTCCTGGACAGTATGacaattcgcacacatccgctaaGCGAGGATGGTGGTATGCTCATTTTGATGGTCAGTACGTTGCTAGGCAGATGGAACTTCATCCTGATAAAGCACCAATTCTACTAGTTGCAG GTATTGACGACATGCAAATGTGCGAATTGAGCCTGGACGAAACGGGTTTAACCAGGAAACGCGGAGCCGAGATTTTGGAACATGAGTTCAATCGTGAATGGGAAAAACATGGTGGTAAATCATACATTCCTCCATGCGATCGCAAGAAATGA